The Solea senegalensis isolate Sse05_10M linkage group LG11, IFAPA_SoseM_1, whole genome shotgun sequence genomic interval AGCGAAATTTGCTCGTATGATAATTGCGTTCAGACGAGTTTcattttatgaaacaaaatcgccaagatggacaAATtcaccaaattcaaaatggcggacttcctgttgagttgacgTCATGGTTCCGATGGACTTTTTCGCCtttgggggcgctactgagccattttgcaccacctTTACAAGcaattttcattgttttctttgcattGTCCCCTAGCTATAACAGTCAGTTATAGCTTTAACATCCTGTCTCTTTCTGCTCCACCCAGACCGAGTCCCAGACCGAGTCCCAGACCGAGTCCCAGACAGAGTCCTAGACCCAGTCCTGGTCTCGGTCCAAGCCCCAGACCGAGCCCCAGTCCGGGTCATGGACGTGGAGACACCACGCCCCCTTTCCTCCACCTGCGAGACATTCAGCTCAGCTCAGACTCTCTGCCCGGCCTTGACTGGACAGCAGGGGGCGGGGCAGGGGGCGGAACTTTGTGCagccctcaccaccaccacaaggTACAGCATTTTAAAGGAGTAAATAAAGGGGCCGTCCACACAGAAACTAAACctaaacacatacaaacagacCTGagttctctctgtttctgtttttatctgtgATGGATTTGATGTAAAGTGACAGCTCCACCTACAGTCCTGGCAGAGGTACTACAGCGCTTTGAGTCGTTTCTGTGGGGACGTAGTTTCCGTGTGTCCacgctgtgtgtctgtcctctgactgacctctgacctctgacctgcagcacttccaccaccatcaccaccagcCGCCGctgaccatgatgatgatgatgatgccggGCCTGACGGAGGAAGAGTGTCAGCGAtaccaggagctgctggaggtcAAGTGTCAGTACGAGAGACACAACGACAAACAGCAGAGAGATGCGGCGACCAAAGGTCACAAGGTCGCGGCTGAGGAAGAGGGGCGggacgaggaggaagaagagaaggaggaggacgccgcggcttcttcttcttctgtggtggaCGTGAACTGCAACGAGACCTTCAGCGAGCACGAGATGGCGCTGATCGAGGAGGAGCTGCGCCACCTGGAGTTTAAGTGCCGCAATATTCTGCGAGCGCAGAAGatgcagcagctcagagagagaTGTCTGAAAGCctggatgatggaggaggagacggcGGCGGCAGGAGCAGCACGGACAGAAGCcggtaaccatgacaacaacagATCAGCATTTTAAACGCACACTAACAAAGTTGCAGTTGAAtgttactgtaatgtaaaataaatcctCTCTCGTAGAAATGGTTAAcgatgaagaggatgatgaagaggacGACCCTCACCATCACGAGTTGTCGGCCATCAACGAGCTCCCGGAGCGCGAGCGCTCAGACGACAGAGACAGCACCAGCGCCTACAACACCGGAGGAGAGAGCTGCCGCAGCACGCCGCTCGTCAGCACTGAGCAGATCCCGCCtcttcaggaggaggaggcggaggaacACCTGAGAGGACGGCGACGGCTCATGTCtccgcctcctctcctcccccctctgagCTCCCCGCTAACGCCGCGGCGTCACAGGCATGACAAAGAGAGACGTCACTCCAACCTCAGCTGCTCCTTTTCcccgagcagctacaggaagtaTGACGTGACTGGTTCAGGCGGGGCCAGTGGCTCAAGCTCCACCCCCTCCACGCCATCAAAGTTCAGGTCCTCCTCCTGGTTTTTATTGCGATTAACATGTGGTGCGGCTAAACTCTGTAAAAGTGCAcgtgtttaatttatttttatttttattaacagaTCGTTGACCAGAGAGGCGGGGTCATCTTCAAGAAGGGGTGTGACTGATAGAGGGCGGGGCTCCAGAGCAGGTACCTGCTAAGTTATTGTGCAGGTGTTTGTTGTGCGACACAGAGTCAGCAGtaactgtgagcgccccctgctgctgagcaCCAGAGGAAACGGTGAAGCCACAgacaccagcagggggcagtgttgtACACACAAGTGCTTAAAAACTGTAACAAATGTCGCTGTTGATGATCAGAGCAGCCATCTCGAATTGTAAACTCTTAGCATGAAGAGCTACAGTTAAAACGCTCTGTTCAtctccacagagaaaaatcGCAAACCCATTTTATCGTGCGTTccatttttgttctttcttaGTGTCGTTTGTCCGTGTCGCACTAAGATGTCGCGTTTTCTTTGTCGCAGATCACAGACACTGCGAAAAACCTCACACGCTATATTTGGTTGCAGGACTGTGACGACGGCCATCTTTGAACGACTCTCACAGCGCGATGTAaaaccaccatcatcaaagaAACTGCCACGACTTTTTCGTGATCTTTTGTCGGGAACAATTCCGATCATAAAACATTTACTGAGCTTCACGTAGCAGCGCGGTCAAAGATCTTCCTCTCCGTCTTTAAATACGACTTTCACGTGTCCTGTATTTCATTTCCACTGCAGACGGAGCTACCACCAGGCCTGGAGGTGGAAGTGCAGAGTCCAGCCCTTACTTCAGCAGACGACACCACAGGCCGCTAGAGCGATACCAGAGCTGCATGGCCCTGCCCTCCGACACCCTCGTCGTCCCTCTGGACTGCGTGAGGGACAGAGCAAGGGCCGACGgcgaggagagggggaggggcacGGGCAGTAGCGGACCGGCCAGTCCCAGGAGCgtaaacagtgccccctgtggCCTGGAGGAGCGCCACACAAGTGCCTCGCGATTAGGACTGGCCTTACCGCTCGCGTTGACGCAGTCATCACCAACGGCCTCGCCACAGCGTGTGGAGTGGAAGGTAAACGACGAGACGATGCCGGAGACAACTGATTTTATCCACTTACAAAAGACTCAGTTTAAGTTTATGATATCTCAATAACATAtcttaaaaacacaggaaaccactcactctcccacaccaaaccccacagagaaaatcagtgattttaacaccacacacaggagttgttgatccactgctgttcaaatgttttattttgttaattcagcatttaaaatccttagttcagattgacctcagtgacacaaagtgaccacacgaggcagcagtagacgagcagctcctgtgtttctgaggtttggtgtgggagagtgagtggtttacaaacttcagtttctcttACACTTTAAAACGCGACGTCTGCAAATATAAGTGACGTCAATAAGTGCTAAAGTAAAGTGATTTTGTGGTTCAGGTGAAGATCCGCAGCGACGGCACGCGCTACGTGGCCAAGCGTCCGGTCCGGGATCGTCTTCTGAAGGCCAGAGCCATAAAGATCAGAGAGGAACGCAGCGGCATGACGACCGACGACGACGCCGCCAGTGAGATGAAGCAGGTACAGTGTGcacggtaaccatggaaactaggGGCAGCGAATCACAACACCACGTCAAGTTTGTTTActctgccatgttggcaggaaaactTCAAAAATATATCAGtgaacctgacagactgaatgtATGGGATCCTTACTGTATACTGCCCCCTGATGCTTTTCTGCAGCATTACGATGGAATAATAAGCATGTAATACAATAAAAGCACGTAAGTTAATTAGCCTCGGAGTCTGTGACGACACTGAAGTTAGGGTTCACACTCACGTCAGTTAAGGGGAAGCTTAACGTGAAAATTAGCACCACTTTATGTTTGGCTTCTGgagtgttgcatgatgggattgtgTGCCACTGTTTCAGGGTCGATACTGGagcaaagaggagaggaagcagcagctgctccgAGCGCGAGAATACCGACGCAGACGAGAGTTCATGATGCAGAGTCGCCTCGACTACCTCAGAGGAGACAGGtacccaaacatgactcagcagaaaaaaCTCGCTGACGTCATGAAATATATTTACACACTTAAATGTTAACTGTGTCTAAAATTCGGTCTCACCTTCTGCTTTTTGTTTCCAGGGAACATTCACCGTCCACAGGAAGTACGCTGGAGTGCTGCTCCCCTCGCGGCGCTCGGCTCCGCTCCCAGCAAGAGTCGcccagcaacagcaacaacatccTGTCACTGAGTCAGAAGAaggtgatgaagaagaggaaccGCAGAATCCTGGACAACTGGATCACCatccaggagctgctggctcACGGCTCCAGGTCCCCGGACGGAAAGAAGATCTACAATCCGCTGCTGTCTGTCACCACGGTGTGacgagaggacgaggaggacgaagaCAAGGAGgacgaagacgaggaggagTACGGAGACGAGAAGCTCCTGAATTAATCAAACTAAAGTTCACAAAGACAAGTTTGAAAAATCTGGAGGAACATTTTTACTCTCAATGACATCATCCTGGCAATGAATTATGGGAAAAGAGGGACATTTGTGGACATCCACGTGTTTACCGCACGTTGTTTAGTCTTCAGTGAAGGAACACGAGATTCTCCACGACGTCTATGATCATGTTTCTAATTAGAga includes:
- the LOC122777807 gene encoding PDZ domain-containing protein 4-like isoform X1, coding for MGCNMCVVKRQEEQYRVMLQQKGWIQSLRPLDRHGNMKVRGRRTSQPPLDRPQNSQEPLQQHGSVRKSHRKKGTLVCSGNGTRSSSLSSVAMVAIPNCVDNATQTDISFQNIVTTGRNRGHRGGSSSSPPPPPPSPPLPHLQGPYGISEFCVFEYNDPNDYFDVSHHEVDRQDDLEYEEVALFKSSQQEKLGLTVCYRTEDEDDLGIYVGEVNPNSIAAKNGRIREGDRILQINGVDINNREEAVAILSRDDSINFSLLLARPDTENENPAEDDVDVDMALTLGNGLFQTNPQASVCCLNSPHVPGYYRLHRDRGRGGREVEVEDEDDEDDRDRGEKEEREPPVPLPPLLSLAPLLSNSQELDSGVGRTDDSTRCEELSEQELQGEQTSACNTSTTNTPGSTRKFRAGPSPRPSPRPSPRPSPRQSPRPSPGLGPSPRPSPSPGHGRGDTTPPFLHLRDIQLSSDSLPGLDWTAGGGAGGGTLCSPHHHHKHFHHHHHQPPLTMMMMMMPGLTEEECQRYQELLEVKCQYERHNDKQQRDAATKGHKVAAEEEGRDEEEEEKEEDAAASSSSVVDVNCNETFSEHEMALIEEELRHLEFKCRNILRAQKMQQLRERCLKAWMMEEETAAAGAARTEAEMVNDEEDDEEDDPHHHELSAINELPERERSDDRDSTSAYNTGGESCRSTPLVSTEQIPPLQEEEAEEHLRGRRRLMSPPPLLPPLSSPLTPRRHRHDKERRHSNLSCSFSPSSYRKYDVTGSGGASGSSSTPSTPSKFRSLTREAGSSSRRGVTDRGRGSRADGATTRPGGGSAESSPYFSRRHHRPLERYQSCMALPSDTLVVPLDCVRDRARADGEERGRGTGSSGPASPRSVNSAPCGLEERHTSASRLGLALPLALTQSSPTASPQRVEWKVKIRSDGTRYVAKRPVRDRLLKARAIKIREERSGMTTDDDAASEMKQGRYWSKEERKQQLLRAREYRRRREFMMQSRLDYLRGDREHSPSTGSTLECCSPRGARLRSQQESPSNSNNILSLSQKKVMKKRNRRILDNWITIQELLAHGSRSPDGKKIYNPLLSVTTV
- the LOC122777807 gene encoding PDZ domain-containing protein 4-like isoform X2, which codes for MGCNMCVVKRQEEQYRVMLQKGWIQSLRPLDRHGNMKVRGRRTSQPPLDRPQNSQEPLQQHGSVRKSHRKKGTLVCSGNGTRSSSLSSVAMVAIPNCVDNATQTDISFQNIVTTGRNRGHRGGSSSSPPPPPPSPPLPHLQGPYGISEFCVFEYNDPNDYFDVSHHEVDRQDDLEYEEVALFKSSQQEKLGLTVCYRTEDEDDLGIYVGEVNPNSIAAKNGRIREGDRILQINGVDINNREEAVAILSRDDSINFSLLLARPDTENENPAEDDVDVDMALTLGNGLFQTNPQASVCCLNSPHVPGYYRLHRDRGRGGREVEVEDEDDEDDRDRGEKEEREPPVPLPPLLSLAPLLSNSQELDSGVGRTDDSTRCEELSEQELQGEQTSACNTSTTNTPGSTRKFRAGPSPRPSPRPSPRPSPRQSPRPSPGLGPSPRPSPSPGHGRGDTTPPFLHLRDIQLSSDSLPGLDWTAGGGAGGGTLCSPHHHHKHFHHHHHQPPLTMMMMMMPGLTEEECQRYQELLEVKCQYERHNDKQQRDAATKGHKVAAEEEGRDEEEEEKEEDAAASSSSVVDVNCNETFSEHEMALIEEELRHLEFKCRNILRAQKMQQLRERCLKAWMMEEETAAAGAARTEAEMVNDEEDDEEDDPHHHELSAINELPERERSDDRDSTSAYNTGGESCRSTPLVSTEQIPPLQEEEAEEHLRGRRRLMSPPPLLPPLSSPLTPRRHRHDKERRHSNLSCSFSPSSYRKYDVTGSGGASGSSSTPSTPSKFRSLTREAGSSSRRGVTDRGRGSRADGATTRPGGGSAESSPYFSRRHHRPLERYQSCMALPSDTLVVPLDCVRDRARADGEERGRGTGSSGPASPRSVNSAPCGLEERHTSASRLGLALPLALTQSSPTASPQRVEWKVKIRSDGTRYVAKRPVRDRLLKARAIKIREERSGMTTDDDAASEMKQGRYWSKEERKQQLLRAREYRRRREFMMQSRLDYLRGDREHSPSTGSTLECCSPRGARLRSQQESPSNSNNILSLSQKKVMKKRNRRILDNWITIQELLAHGSRSPDGKKIYNPLLSVTTV
- the LOC122777807 gene encoding PDZ domain-containing protein 4-like isoform X4, whose translation is MGCNMCVVKRQEEQYRVMLQQKGWIQSLRPLDRHGNMKVRGRRTSQPPLDRPQNSQEPLQQHGSVRKSHRKKGTLVCSGNGTRSSSLSSVAMVAIPNCVDNATQTDISFQNIVTTGRNRGHRGGSSSSPPPPPPSPPLPHLQGPCVFEYNDPNDYFDVSHHEVDRQDDLEYEEVALFKSSQQEKLGLTVCYRTEDEDDLGIYVGEVNPNSIAAKNGRIREGDRILQINGVDINNREEAVAILSRDDSINFSLLLARPDTENENPAEDDVDVDMALTLGNGLFQTNPQASVCCLNSPHVPGYYRLHRDRGRGGREVEVEDEDDEDDRDRGEKEEREPPVPLPPLLSLAPLLSNSQELDSGVGRTDDSTRCEELSEQELQGEQTSACNTSTTNTPGSTRKFRAGPSPRPSPRPSPRPSPRQSPRPSPGLGPSPRPSPSPGHGRGDTTPPFLHLRDIQLSSDSLPGLDWTAGGGAGGGTLCSPHHHHKHFHHHHHQPPLTMMMMMMPGLTEEECQRYQELLEVKCQYERHNDKQQRDAATKGHKVAAEEEGRDEEEEEKEEDAAASSSSVVDVNCNETFSEHEMALIEEELRHLEFKCRNILRAQKMQQLRERCLKAWMMEEETAAAGAARTEAEMVNDEEDDEEDDPHHHELSAINELPERERSDDRDSTSAYNTGGESCRSTPLVSTEQIPPLQEEEAEEHLRGRRRLMSPPPLLPPLSSPLTPRRHRHDKERRHSNLSCSFSPSSYRKYDVTGSGGASGSSSTPSTPSKFRSLTREAGSSSRRGVTDRGRGSRADGATTRPGGGSAESSPYFSRRHHRPLERYQSCMALPSDTLVVPLDCVRDRARADGEERGRGTGSSGPASPRSVNSAPCGLEERHTSASRLGLALPLALTQSSPTASPQRVEWKVKIRSDGTRYVAKRPVRDRLLKARAIKIREERSGMTTDDDAASEMKQGRYWSKEERKQQLLRAREYRRRREFMMQSRLDYLRGDREHSPSTGSTLECCSPRGARLRSQQESPSNSNNILSLSQKKVMKKRNRRILDNWITIQELLAHGSRSPDGKKIYNPLLSVTTV
- the LOC122777807 gene encoding PDZ domain-containing protein 4-like isoform X3, which gives rise to MGCNMCVVKRQEEQYRVMLQQKGWIQSLRPLDRHGNMKVRGRRTSQPPLDRPQNSQEPLQQHGSVRKSHRKKGTLVCSGNGTRSSSLSSVAMVAIPNCVDNATQTDISFQNIVTTGRNRGHRGGSSSSPPPPPPSPPLPHLQGPYGISEFCVFEYNDPNDYFDVSHHEVDRQDDLEYEEVALFKSSQQEKLGLTVCYRTEDEDDLGIYVGEVNPNSIAAKNGRIREGDRILQINGVDINNREEAVAILSRDDSINFSLLLARPDTENENPAEDDVDVDMALTLGNGLFQTNPQASVCCLNSPHVPGYYRLHRDRGRGGREVEVEDEDDEDDRDRGEKEEREPPVPLPPLLSLAPLLSNSQELDSGVGRTDDSTRCEELSEQELQGEQTSACNTSTTNTPGSTRKFRAGPSPRPSPRPSPRQSPRPSPGLGPSPRPSPSPGHGRGDTTPPFLHLRDIQLSSDSLPGLDWTAGGGAGGGTLCSPHHHHKHFHHHHHQPPLTMMMMMMPGLTEEECQRYQELLEVKCQYERHNDKQQRDAATKGHKVAAEEEGRDEEEEEKEEDAAASSSSVVDVNCNETFSEHEMALIEEELRHLEFKCRNILRAQKMQQLRERCLKAWMMEEETAAAGAARTEAEMVNDEEDDEEDDPHHHELSAINELPERERSDDRDSTSAYNTGGESCRSTPLVSTEQIPPLQEEEAEEHLRGRRRLMSPPPLLPPLSSPLTPRRHRHDKERRHSNLSCSFSPSSYRKYDVTGSGGASGSSSTPSTPSKFRSLTREAGSSSRRGVTDRGRGSRADGATTRPGGGSAESSPYFSRRHHRPLERYQSCMALPSDTLVVPLDCVRDRARADGEERGRGTGSSGPASPRSVNSAPCGLEERHTSASRLGLALPLALTQSSPTASPQRVEWKVKIRSDGTRYVAKRPVRDRLLKARAIKIREERSGMTTDDDAASEMKQGRYWSKEERKQQLLRAREYRRRREFMMQSRLDYLRGDREHSPSTGSTLECCSPRGARLRSQQESPSNSNNILSLSQKKVMKKRNRRILDNWITIQELLAHGSRSPDGKKIYNPLLSVTTV